One Gammaproteobacteria bacterium DNA segment encodes these proteins:
- a CDS encoding exopolysaccharide biosynthesis protein gives MAPHPAGRDGPSVSDIFADLPHRLTETATIEDLIAALGGRAHGLTVAAVSIPAIVPTPGIPAGLVFGTILAVFAAQITTGASSVILPRWLAYRPVSPRVLDALAGRGSSLVWRVERFTRSRLTHVASPASMRWLGPFLFLLGLLIALPIPFGNTLPGLGALLIGVGIASRDGLVVLYGLAVGVAGLIVSLGLIYGGWRVASSFLGGA, from the coding sequence ATGGCACCACATCCTGCCGGACGTGATGGTCCCTCTGTTTCTGACATCTTCGCCGACCTGCCGCATCGACTTACCGAGACAGCGACGATTGAGGACCTGATTGCCGCATTGGGCGGGCGCGCCCACGGGCTCACGGTGGCTGCCGTTTCCATTCCCGCGATCGTGCCCACCCCCGGCATTCCGGCCGGACTTGTCTTCGGGACGATCCTTGCGGTGTTTGCGGCACAGATCACTACGGGTGCGTCTTCCGTGATCCTGCCTAGGTGGCTGGCATATCGACCAGTCAGCCCTCGCGTCCTGGATGCCTTGGCCGGCCGCGGCTCATCGCTTGTATGGCGCGTGGAGCGTTTTACCAGATCACGGCTGACGCATGTGGCCTCGCCGGCCTCGATGCGTTGGCTCGGGCCATTTCTGTTTCTGCTTGGCCTGCTGATTGCCTTACCGATCCCGTTCGGCAACACCCTCCCAGGCCTGGGCGCGCTGCTGATCGGCGTCGGCATTGCGAGCCGTGACGGGCTCGTCGTGCTATATGGCCTCGCGGTAGGTGTTGCGGGCCTCATCGTTTCACTGGGTCTGATTTATGGTGGATGGCGGGTCGCCAGTTCCTTTCTGGGAGGCGCATGA
- a CDS encoding amphi-Trp domain-containing protein, producing MTQKPERDIEKDYPIGEFVDKLRRLADALETGQRFQIQIAGERISVPVGATFNIEHERGEEEEEIEFQIKWSRKDGASSTD from the coding sequence ATGACCCAGAAACCCGAACGCGACATCGAAAAGGACTACCCGATCGGCGAGTTCGTCGACAAGCTGCGCCGCCTTGCCGATGCACTGGAGACCGGGCAGCGCTTTCAGATCCAGATCGCCGGTGAGCGCATCTCGGTGCCGGTGGGTGCCACCTTCAACATCGAACACGAACGCGGCGAAGAGGAGGAAGAGATCGAATTCCAGATCAAGTGGTCTCGGAAAGACGGTGCATCTTCGACGGATTGA
- a CDS encoding S1 RNA-binding domain-containing protein — protein sequence MQTKFAMSIVAACVLGASVSTPVLAEEPYMKPDDTWISISGTVKHVETDTFTVNYGEGIISVEMDDGDRDADAYKLFEGDKVTVNGRVDDDLFETATLEASSVYVEDIGTTFYSSSVDEEDAYAVVNLTTPIVVSATWVEGNVTDVNGEEFSIDTGPRQIRVDVSEMPYNPLDDKGYQKVEKDDRVRVTGNMDDDLLEGRELMADSVVTLAE from the coding sequence ATGCAAACCAAATTCGCCATGAGTATTGTCGCCGCGTGCGTCCTCGGTGCCAGCGTGTCCACACCAGTGCTGGCCGAGGAACCCTACATGAAGCCGGATGATACCTGGATCAGCATCAGCGGTACTGTCAAGCACGTGGAAACCGACACCTTCACCGTAAATTATGGCGAGGGCATCATCTCCGTCGAGATGGACGATGGCGACCGCGACGCCGACGCCTACAAGCTGTTCGAGGGCGACAAAGTCACCGTCAATGGCCGGGTGGACGACGACCTCTTCGAGACCGCCACCCTCGAGGCCAGCAGCGTCTACGTGGAAGACATCGGCACCACCTTCTACTCGTCGTCCGTCGATGAGGAGGACGCCTATGCCGTCGTCAACCTCACCACGCCCATCGTGGTGTCTGCGACCTGGGTCGAGGGGAATGTCACCGATGTCAATGGCGAGGAATTCTCCATCGATACGGGGCCGCGCCAGATCCGCGTCGACGTGAGTGAGATGCCCTACAACCCGTTGGACGACAAGGGCTACCAGAAGGTGGAAAAGGACGACCGCGTGAGAGTGACCGGCAATATGGATGACGACCTTCTTGAGGGCCGTGAGCTG